ACTCACCTTCAAATTTTCGTGATTTTTCTATGAGTTCACTAAGCGGTAGTGTATGGAGCTTTTCGATAATTTCAGGATTATCTCTTACTTCACTTTGATCAAAGTGAATTTCATAGGCAATTCGAAGATTATAAATAATGTATTCTCGTAAAGAGATATAAAATGCTTGCGCCGGGGATTGATCTTTAGAGAGGTAGTAGCGCAGATTCTTTTGTAGATGGTGGCTATTTTTTACAGCAGAAACAAGCTTGAAAGCAATGATTTGTGAGGTTGATAGAATCTCTTGATATTGACTATCTGATTCATGGTATTCCACCTTGCTGATAAAGGTGAGTAATTCACTATAAAGATTCTTGATATGTTTACGATAAAGTAAATCTGCATCGACAGGTTCAAGATCATTATAGTCATTGATATTACGGCTAGAGATCTCTTTGGCGGATAAGACATCGGTTTTTAAAAATAGAATATGACAAATAACTTCAAGGCTAATGCGTGAGAGGTAGCTGAGCTCTTGAATTACTGCGTGGGTTGCCGTTTGAGTTGAAGAGAGAGCAGGTTCTAGTAAAAATCGAGGTTGTGTTGCATCGATCTCAATATCTGTTTCTGTATACTCTTCGGTAGAATCAACAATTTTTTGAGGTTCTGGTAGGGCAGGAATCACTCTTTCTAAGAATTTTGCTAAATAGCCTTTAATTGGCCAAAAAAGTAGAAAGCCTGTGATACTAAAAAAGGTATAAAAGAGGGCAATTTCTAATAACGGATTGATATGGGTGATAAGAACAATCTTATGAATGAGGTAGATTACAGGATTTAAGAGTAATAGCATGATAATGCCAGTCGTTGTGCTATAAATCATGTGCGAGGCTGCCACTCGCATTCCTGATCGATCGCTTCCAATAAATCCTAAAATACCTGTGGCGATCGAGCTTCCTACCATCGCACCGATAGTCACGGCAAAGCCTTGAGATGTTGTAATTTGCTCTAAAGAAACCATCGTCAAAATAAGCATAATGGTTGCATGGCTAGATTGTAAGATGATTGTCAGAACTAAGCCAATCCCCACAAGGATAAAGGTGCCACTCCATCCGGTGAGATCGTAGGAGAGAATATCAAAATCTTGTGTAAAGCTAGAGAATCCATTTCTAATAAGGTCAATGGCTAAGAGAATAAAGGCAATTCCGATGAGGACTCTTCCTGCTGATTTTGCTGTTTTTCCCATAAAGGAAGAGAGAATACCAATAACGATAATGGGGTAGGCAAAAGGCCCTAAGCTGATATTTTGCCCAGCAAGTGCTAATAACCAAATGCCGGCATTTGCCCCAAAGTTAGCGCCAATAATAATGCTAATACCGGCAACAAGCGTGATGAGATTTGCGCTAATAAAGGCGATAATGAGCATAGATACCACAGTTGTTGATTGTAAAATAACTGTGGAGCAAGCGCCAAAGATTAGGCTTTTTATTGGAGTGCCTGTACTTTTTGCGAGGATTCTCTCTAATTTACCACCGGCAAGCGCTGTTAATCCATCTTGCATGATTTGCATGCCAAATAAGAAGAAGGCTAATCCTGTACATAATTCCAGCCAACTAGCGTTGAGATAGAAAGAGTAGAGTAA
The nucleotide sequence above comes from Ignatzschineria rhizosphaerae. Encoded proteins:
- a CDS encoding Na/Pi cotransporter family protein codes for the protein MVKKLLQNAGIITVITLLLYSFYLNASWLELCTGLAFFLFGMQIMQDGLTALAGGKLERILAKSTGTPIKSLIFGACSTVILQSTTVVSMLIIAFISANLITLVAGISIIIGANFGANAGIWLLALAGQNISLGPFAYPIIVIGILSSFMGKTAKSAGRVLIGIAFILLAIDLIRNGFSSFTQDFDILSYDLTGWSGTFILVGIGLVLTIILQSSHATIMLILTMVSLEQITTSQGFAVTIGAMVGSSIATGILGFIGSDRSGMRVAASHMIYSTTTGIIMLLLLNPVIYLIHKIVLITHINPLLEIALFYTFFSITGFLLFWPIKGYLAKFLERVIPALPEPQKIVDSTEEYTETDIEIDATQPRFLLEPALSSTQTATHAVIQELSYLSRISLEVICHILFLKTDVLSAKEISSRNINDYNDLEPVDADLLYRKHIKNLYSELLTFISKVEYHESDSQYQEILSTSQIIAFKLVSAVKNSHHLQKNLRYYLSKDQSPAQAFYISLREYIIYNLRIAYEIHFDQSEVRDNPEIIEKLHTLPLSELIEKSRKFEGEFRSNVYAALKENKINGFTTSSILNDLNYSTQIVESLFNILKIVAIQENNLLQNLDEILQINEAEL